Proteins co-encoded in one Ensifer sp. PDNC004 genomic window:
- a CDS encoding ABC transporter permease, whose protein sequence is MKTSSFPLIHNRKAMVGALIVAFILLVAIAAPLLTSYDPGARVGRPHQSPSLEHWLGTTRIGQDVFARLVYGARTSLAVGFGAGLLITIVGTALGIIAGYRGGKIDEVISFFTNMVLVVPNLPLLLVLAAFIGQASPWVIALILGCTSWAWGARVTRAETLSVKQKDYVKSAEMMGEPRWRIMTFEIFPNLISIVGINFIGSVIFAIITQATLEFLGLGDPKVVSWGTMLYAAQKASALSVGAWWDILTPCFALAFLGIGLSLLNFAVDEIANPRLRTGNRLGRWSALIRSGEGRL, encoded by the coding sequence ATGAAGACCTCCTCCTTCCCGCTCATCCACAACCGCAAGGCCATGGTCGGCGCGCTGATCGTCGCCTTCATTCTGCTGGTCGCGATCGCCGCCCCCTTGCTAACCTCCTATGACCCGGGCGCCCGCGTCGGGCGGCCGCATCAGTCTCCGTCGCTCGAACACTGGCTCGGTACCACGCGCATCGGCCAGGACGTCTTCGCACGCCTCGTCTACGGTGCTCGCACGTCGCTGGCCGTCGGCTTCGGCGCCGGGCTTCTGATCACCATTGTCGGCACGGCGCTCGGCATCATCGCCGGCTATCGCGGCGGCAAGATCGACGAGGTCATCAGCTTCTTCACCAACATGGTGCTCGTCGTACCGAACCTGCCGCTGCTGCTCGTGCTCGCCGCCTTCATCGGCCAGGCAAGCCCGTGGGTCATCGCGCTCATTCTCGGCTGCACCTCCTGGGCCTGGGGCGCCCGCGTCACCCGCGCCGAGACGCTTTCGGTCAAGCAGAAGGACTATGTGAAATCCGCCGAGATGATGGGCGAGCCACGCTGGCGCATCATGACCTTCGAGATCTTCCCCAACCTCATCTCGATCGTCGGCATCAACTTCATCGGCAGTGTGATCTTCGCGATCATCACCCAGGCAACCCTGGAGTTCCTCGGCCTCGGCGACCCCAAGGTCGTTTCCTGGGGCACGATGCTCTATGCCGCGCAGAAGGCCTCTGCGCTTTCGGTCGGTGCCTGGTGGGACATCCTGACGCCCTGTTTCGCGCTCGCCTTCCTCGGCATCGGCCTGTCGCTGCTGAACTTCGCCGTCGACGAAATCGCCAATCCGCGGCTTCGCACCGGCAACCGGCTCGGCCGCTGGTCCGCGCTCATCCGCTCCGGGGAGGGCCGCCTGTGA
- a CDS encoding ABC transporter ATP-binding protein — MTAPLLSVKNLTIDYIGETNDFRAVDNVSFDVAPGEVFGLAGESGCGKSTIAFAISRLHKPPALIRKESAILLDGRDVLDLDQKDLADFRWREVAMVFQSAMNSLNPVLRIEQQFYDVLRTHKRITRAQARDRTAEMLKLVDISPDRMRDYPHQFSGGMRQRIVIAICLALDPRLIVMDEPTTALDVVVQREILQRINELRRKLGFAVLFITHDLGLMVQFCDRIGIMLGGKLVEQGTADAIYRTPEHDYTKKLWASFPSLHGGVLR; from the coding sequence GTGACCGCACCTCTGCTTTCGGTCAAGAACCTGACCATCGACTATATCGGCGAGACCAACGACTTCCGCGCCGTCGACAATGTCAGCTTTGACGTTGCTCCCGGAGAGGTCTTCGGCCTTGCAGGCGAGAGCGGCTGCGGCAAGAGCACGATCGCCTTTGCCATCAGCCGGCTGCACAAGCCGCCGGCGCTGATCCGCAAGGAAAGCGCTATCCTGCTCGACGGCCGAGACGTGCTCGACCTCGACCAGAAGGATCTCGCCGACTTCCGCTGGCGCGAAGTGGCAATGGTGTTCCAGAGCGCGATGAACTCGCTGAACCCAGTGCTGCGCATCGAGCAGCAGTTCTACGACGTGCTAAGAACACACAAGCGCATCACTCGCGCACAGGCGCGGGACCGCACCGCCGAGATGCTCAAGCTCGTCGACATCTCGCCGGACCGGATGCGCGACTATCCGCACCAGTTTTCCGGCGGCATGCGCCAGCGCATCGTCATTGCCATCTGCCTTGCGCTCGATCCGCGGCTGATCGTCATGGACGAGCCGACGACGGCGCTCGACGTCGTCGTGCAGCGCGAAATCCTGCAGCGGATCAACGAACTCCGGCGCAAGCTTGGGTTTGCAGTGCTCTTCATCACCCACGATCTCGGGCTGATGGTGCAGTTCTGCGACCGCATCGGCATCATGCTCGGCGGCAAGCTGGTCGAACAGGGCACCGCCGACGCCATCTACCGGACACCGGAGCACGACTATACCAAGAAGCTCTGGGCTTCCTTCCCCTCGTTGCACGGAGGCGTTCTTCGATGA
- a CDS encoding ABC transporter substrate-binding protein codes for MKKSLLGAATALALIAGPAATQTVLTANIEPATTWVRNFNPFNQTSARQSTLDFIYEPLVVFNRFDGNKPVFRLAESFKLADDLKSIEFKLRPTLKWSDGKPLTATDVKFTYDYLKKFPALDFVSIWTFITGVEAVDAQTVRFTLANPSSLAAEQLAQLPIVPEHVWKDIAEPVTFANETPVGSGPLTEIPRFTGQTYDQCRNPHYWDAATLKVDCVRFPQLADNNQILTATASGTLDWGVSFIPDIENVYVAKDPEHFHFWYSPSSMVAFLFNQETANENNRKAFNDVKFRRAASMALDRGTMVDVAGYGYPTLNEDPAGMGELYKSWADPSVAADFGKYGKYDADAAKALLDEAGYADKDGDGFRDNPDGSKISFSIIVPSSWTDWIDTVTIAVEGLQAVGLDAKIETPEEAVWTGNLINGTFDAAINSLPASASPYYPYKRAFSASDKGKTRFTSQRWFNPEVEALLTEFTQTADPAKQKEAMNKAQRIVAENMPMMPVFNNPNWYQYNTKRFKGWATAENPFVNPSITRNNPARLLHLLALEPVK; via the coding sequence GTGAAAAAATCGCTTCTCGGCGCAGCCACCGCGCTCGCCCTCATCGCCGGCCCTGCCGCGACACAGACCGTGCTGACGGCCAATATCGAGCCGGCGACCACCTGGGTTCGCAACTTCAACCCGTTCAACCAGACCTCGGCGCGCCAGAGCACGCTCGATTTCATCTACGAGCCGCTGGTCGTCTTCAACCGCTTCGACGGCAACAAGCCGGTCTTTCGCCTTGCAGAAAGCTTCAAGCTCGCCGACGACCTGAAGTCGATCGAGTTCAAGCTTCGTCCGACCCTGAAATGGTCGGACGGCAAGCCGCTGACGGCGACCGACGTCAAGTTCACCTACGACTACCTGAAGAAATTCCCGGCGCTCGACTTCGTCAGCATCTGGACCTTCATCACCGGCGTCGAGGCCGTGGACGCTCAGACCGTGCGCTTCACGCTCGCCAACCCGAGCTCGCTTGCAGCCGAACAGCTGGCGCAACTGCCGATCGTGCCCGAGCACGTCTGGAAGGACATCGCCGAGCCGGTGACCTTCGCCAACGAGACGCCTGTCGGCAGCGGTCCGCTGACCGAAATCCCGCGTTTCACCGGCCAGACCTACGACCAGTGCCGCAACCCGCATTACTGGGATGCGGCTACCCTCAAGGTCGACTGCGTGCGCTTCCCGCAGCTTGCCGACAACAACCAGATCCTGACGGCGACCGCGTCGGGCACGCTCGACTGGGGCGTCTCCTTCATCCCGGACATCGAGAACGTCTACGTCGCCAAGGATCCGGAACACTTCCACTTCTGGTATTCGCCGAGCAGCATGGTCGCCTTCCTGTTCAACCAGGAAACGGCCAATGAAAACAACCGCAAGGCCTTCAATGACGTGAAGTTCCGCCGTGCCGCCTCGATGGCGCTCGACCGCGGCACCATGGTCGACGTCGCCGGCTATGGCTATCCGACGCTGAACGAAGACCCGGCCGGCATGGGCGAGCTCTACAAGAGCTGGGCCGATCCGTCGGTTGCCGCCGATTTCGGCAAGTACGGCAAGTACGATGCAGATGCCGCCAAGGCGCTGCTCGACGAGGCCGGCTATGCCGACAAGGACGGTGACGGCTTCCGCGACAACCCGGATGGCAGCAAGATCTCGTTCTCGATCATCGTGCCGAGCTCCTGGACCGACTGGATCGACACGGTGACGATCGCCGTCGAAGGCCTGCAGGCCGTCGGTCTCGACGCCAAGATCGAGACGCCCGAGGAAGCCGTCTGGACCGGCAACCTGATCAACGGCACCTTCGACGCCGCGATCAACAGCTTGCCGGCATCGGCCTCGCCCTACTATCCCTACAAGCGCGCCTTCAGCGCGTCGGACAAGGGCAAGACCCGCTTCACCTCGCAACGCTGGTTCAATCCGGAAGTCGAGGCTCTGCTGACCGAGTTCACCCAGACGGCTGACCCGGCCAAGCAGAAGGAAGCGATGAACAAGGCGCAGCGCATCGTCGCCGAGAACATGCCGATGATGCCGGTGTTCAACAACCCGAACTGGTACCAGTACAACACCAAGCGCTTCAAGGGCTGGGCGACGGCGGAAAACCCCTTCGTCAACCCGTCGATCACCCGCAACAACCCGGCGCGTCTTCTGCACCTGCTGGCGCTTGAACCGGTGAAGTGA
- a CDS encoding DMT family transporter → MDKTADGWVSGFLGVLIFSGSLPATRVAVMDFDPVFLTVARAAIAGLLGLVLLLIFRQPRPAKADLVSLAIVAFGVVLGFPLLTALALQHVTSAHLIVFVGLLPLATAIFGVMRAGERPRPAFWLFSSLGSAAVVGFALVQGFAASPIGDLLMLGAIIVCGLGYAEGASLSRKLGGWQVICWALVLSLPIMLAITLFTLPASFATVTNGAWAGLAYVSLFSMLVGFVFWYRGLALGGVAGVGQLQLLQPFFGLALAATLLGEPVSWSMLAATGAIVLCVAGAKKFAK, encoded by the coding sequence ATGGACAAGACGGCAGACGGTTGGGTGAGCGGTTTTCTCGGAGTGCTGATCTTCAGTGGATCACTGCCCGCGACCCGCGTCGCGGTGATGGATTTCGACCCGGTATTCCTGACGGTGGCGCGCGCGGCGATCGCCGGCCTTCTCGGGCTCGTCCTGCTTCTCATCTTCCGCCAGCCGCGCCCAGCGAAGGCCGACCTCGTTTCGCTGGCAATCGTCGCCTTCGGCGTCGTACTGGGCTTTCCGCTGCTGACCGCGCTGGCCCTGCAGCATGTCACCTCGGCGCATCTGATCGTCTTTGTCGGCCTGCTGCCGCTGGCAACCGCGATCTTCGGCGTCATGCGCGCCGGCGAGCGGCCGCGCCCGGCCTTCTGGCTCTTTTCGTCGCTCGGCAGCGCTGCTGTCGTTGGCTTTGCGCTGGTGCAGGGCTTTGCCGCCTCGCCGATCGGCGACCTCCTGATGCTCGGCGCCATCATCGTCTGCGGCCTCGGCTATGCCGAAGGCGCCAGCCTGTCGCGCAAGCTCGGCGGCTGGCAGGTGATCTGCTGGGCGTTGGTCCTGTCCTTGCCGATCATGCTGGCGATAACACTGTTCACGCTGCCAGCCTCTTTCGCGACCGTCACGAACGGCGCCTGGGCGGGCCTTGCCTATGTCTCGCTCTTCAGCATGCTCGTCGGTTTCGTCTTCTGGTATCGCGGCCTCGCGCTCGGCGGCGTCGCCGGCGTCGGGCAGTTGCAGCTTCTTCAGCCCTTTTTCGGCCTGGCGCTGGCGGCAACGCTTCTCGGCGAGCCGGTCAGCTGGAGCATGCTGGCGGCGACCGGCGCGATCGTGCTCTGCGTCGCCGGCGCCAAGAAGTTCGCGAAGTAG
- a CDS encoding PLP-dependent aminotransferase family protein: MTVQDLEIGSETLLEGVMATIRQRIAGRILTPGTKLPSIRAFANTMRVSKSTVVEAYERLVAEGVIRSKPGAGFFVSAPLAPLSLAEIGPRLDRAVDPLWVSRQALETGDNVLKPGCGWLPPSWMPETAIRRALKSATKLEASWLTDYGTPLGHRPLRQLLARRLGEHGVEASPDQIILTESGTQAIDLLCRFLIEPGDTVVVDDPCYFNFHALLRAHRADVVSVPYTPSGPDLEKFAEVLATHRPRLYITNSALHNPTGATLSPVVAHRLLKLAEQAGLTIVEDDIFADFEHAPAPRLAAFDGLERVVQIGSFSKTLSASIRCGFIAAPREWIEGLVDLKIATTFGGPSLSAELAFAMLKDGSYRKHMEALRQRLSRAMSDTAARLGEIGITPWIEPQAGMFLWCRLPESVDAAEVAQKALQQEIVLAPGNVFSHAGTANGFLRFNVSQCDDARLFKVLPTIMRQCGKPPAG, translated from the coding sequence ATGACGGTCCAGGATTTGGAGATCGGCAGCGAAACGCTGCTCGAAGGCGTGATGGCGACGATCCGGCAGCGGATCGCCGGGCGTATCCTGACGCCGGGGACGAAGCTTCCGTCGATCCGTGCCTTCGCCAACACCATGCGCGTTTCGAAGTCCACCGTCGTCGAAGCCTATGAGCGGCTGGTGGCCGAAGGCGTCATTCGCTCAAAACCCGGCGCCGGTTTTTTCGTCTCGGCGCCGCTGGCGCCCCTTTCTCTGGCCGAGATCGGTCCGCGGCTCGACCGGGCCGTCGATCCGCTCTGGGTGTCGCGCCAGGCGCTGGAAACCGGCGACAACGTCTTGAAGCCGGGCTGCGGCTGGCTGCCGCCGAGCTGGATGCCGGAAACTGCAATCCGTCGTGCGCTCAAATCCGCAACCAAGCTGGAGGCGAGCTGGCTGACGGACTACGGAACGCCGCTCGGTCATCGGCCCCTGCGCCAACTTCTCGCGCGACGCCTCGGAGAACACGGCGTCGAGGCATCGCCCGACCAGATCATCCTGACGGAATCGGGAACGCAGGCGATCGATCTTCTCTGCCGCTTTTTGATCGAGCCAGGCGATACGGTCGTGGTCGACGACCCCTGCTATTTCAATTTCCATGCCCTGCTGCGTGCTCATCGGGCCGACGTGGTGAGCGTGCCCTATACGCCTTCGGGGCCCGATCTCGAGAAATTCGCCGAGGTTCTCGCGACCCACCGGCCGCGGCTCTACATCACCAATTCCGCCCTTCACAATCCGACGGGCGCCACGCTTTCTCCGGTCGTCGCCCATCGTCTGCTGAAGCTGGCCGAACAGGCCGGGCTGACAATCGTCGAGGACGACATCTTCGCCGATTTCGAGCACGCGCCGGCGCCGCGGCTTGCCGCCTTCGACGGGCTTGAGCGTGTCGTGCAGATCGGCAGCTTCTCCAAGACCCTCTCGGCCTCCATCCGCTGCGGCTTCATCGCCGCGCCGCGGGAGTGGATCGAGGGACTGGTCGACCTGAAGATCGCCACCACGTTCGGCGGGCCGAGCCTTTCGGCGGAGCTGGCTTTTGCGATGCTCAAGGACGGCAGCTACCGCAAGCACATGGAGGCACTACGCCAGCGCCTGTCGCGGGCAATGAGCGATACGGCGGCGCGGCTTGGCGAGATTGGCATCACGCCATGGATCGAGCCGCAGGCGGGCATGTTCCTCTGGTGCCGTCTGCCCGAGAGTGTCGATGCGGCCGAGGTGGCGCAGAAGGCGCTGCAGCAGGAAATCGTTCTGGCGCCCGGCAACGTTTTTTCCCATGCCGGCACCGCAAACGGCTTCCTGCGCTTCAATGTTTCCCAATGTGATGACGCGCGGCTTTTCAAGGTTCTGCCCACGATCATGCGCCAATGCGGGAAGCCGCCGGCCGGCTGA
- a CDS encoding glutamine synthetase beta-grasp domain-containing protein — protein MTKFKLEYIWLDGYKPTPNLRGKTLIKEFDAFPTLEQLPFWGFDGSSTMQAEGSSSDCVLKPAAVYPDPERKNGVLVLCEVMMPDAKTPHPSNTRATVLEDDGAWFGFEQEYFFYQGGRPLGFPDAGFPAPQGPYYCGVGFSNVGDVARKIVEEHLDICLAAGINHEGINAEVAKGQWEFQVFGKGSRKAADEIWLARYLLQRLTEKYGIDVEYHCKPLGDTDWNGSGMHANFSTAYMREVGGKEYFEDLMAAFAEARADHIAVYGPDNHMRLTGKHETASIHQFSYGVADRGASIRVPHSFVNNDYKGYLEDRRPNSKGDPYQIASQILKTISTVPTDVEKREAA, from the coding sequence ATGACAAAGTTTAAGCTCGAATACATCTGGCTCGACGGTTACAAGCCCACCCCGAACCTGCGCGGCAAGACCCTGATCAAGGAATTCGACGCTTTCCCGACGCTTGAGCAGCTTCCCTTCTGGGGCTTCGACGGTTCCTCCACGATGCAGGCCGAAGGCAGCAGCTCGGACTGCGTGCTGAAGCCGGCCGCAGTCTATCCGGATCCGGAGCGCAAGAACGGCGTTCTCGTCCTTTGCGAAGTCATGATGCCGGATGCCAAGACGCCGCATCCGTCCAACACCCGCGCGACGGTCCTTGAAGACGATGGCGCTTGGTTCGGCTTCGAGCAGGAGTATTTCTTCTACCAGGGCGGCCGCCCGCTCGGCTTCCCGGACGCCGGCTTCCCCGCGCCGCAGGGCCCCTACTACTGCGGCGTCGGCTTCAGCAATGTCGGCGACGTGGCCCGCAAGATTGTTGAAGAGCATCTCGACATCTGCCTGGCTGCCGGCATCAACCATGAAGGCATCAATGCGGAAGTCGCCAAGGGCCAGTGGGAATTCCAGGTGTTCGGCAAGGGCTCGCGCAAGGCTGCCGACGAAATCTGGCTCGCACGCTACCTGCTGCAGCGCCTGACGGAAAAGTACGGCATCGACGTCGAATACCACTGCAAGCCGCTCGGCGACACCGACTGGAACGGCTCTGGCATGCACGCCAACTTCTCGACCGCCTATATGCGCGAAGTCGGCGGCAAGGAATACTTCGAGGACCTGATGGCGGCTTTCGCCGAAGCCCGTGCCGACCACATTGCCGTCTATGGCCCGGACAACCACATGCGCCTGACCGGCAAGCACGAAACCGCTTCGATCCACCAGTTCAGCTATGGTGTTGCTGACCGTGGTGCGTCGATCCGCGTTCCGCACAGCTTCGTCAACAACGACTACAAGGGTTACCTCGAAGATCGCCGCCCGAACTCCAAGGGCGACCCCTACCAGATCGCTTCGCAGATCCTGAAGACGATCTCCACCGTTCCGACCGACGTCGAAAAGCGCGAAGCCGCCTGA
- a CDS encoding glycoside hydrolase family 3 protein — MSSTPLALFVGLPNPTLSDDEFALFRETNPLGLFVGRRNQREPGQVKVLIERFREAVGRDDAPVFTDQEGGRVQHLDAGPWPLFRSFGEFAELARRDFALGKKALRLSSQAMGTMMTELGLTSGCSPVLDLVFSTTSSVIGARSFGADPDFIAALGREVVDGLLETGNMPVMKHIPGHGRATLDSHKERPVVDASRELLTSTDFKPFVALRDTPWAMVAHVVYSAFDKELPASISPIMHDVIRNNMGYDGVLVSDCIFMESLRGTLPERVRQVLDAGSDIALHSHGTLAESEAAAKAARPLTEAALKRIAAGKARLGTLKVDVRAAHAEVEDIFNSALVA; from the coding sequence ATGTCCTCGACACCCCTCGCCCTTTTTGTCGGTCTTCCGAATCCTACGCTTTCGGACGACGAGTTCGCGCTGTTTCGCGAAACCAACCCGCTCGGCCTCTTCGTCGGCCGCCGCAACCAGCGCGAACCCGGCCAGGTGAAAGTGCTGATCGAGCGCTTCCGCGAAGCCGTCGGACGCGACGACGCACCTGTATTTACCGACCAGGAGGGCGGACGCGTTCAGCATCTCGACGCCGGCCCCTGGCCGCTGTTCCGTTCCTTCGGCGAATTCGCCGAACTGGCCCGCCGTGACTTTGCCCTCGGCAAGAAGGCGCTGCGCCTGTCGAGCCAGGCCATGGGCACGATGATGACCGAGCTCGGCCTGACGAGCGGCTGCTCGCCGGTGCTCGACCTCGTCTTCTCGACGACGAGCTCCGTCATCGGCGCCCGTTCTTTCGGCGCCGACCCGGATTTTATCGCAGCCCTCGGCCGCGAAGTGGTCGATGGCCTGCTTGAGACCGGCAACATGCCTGTTATGAAGCACATTCCCGGCCACGGCCGCGCGACGCTCGACTCGCACAAGGAGCGCCCTGTTGTCGACGCCTCGCGCGAATTGCTGACGTCCACCGATTTCAAGCCCTTCGTTGCGCTTCGCGACACGCCCTGGGCCATGGTCGCCCACGTCGTCTATTCCGCCTTCGACAAGGAGCTGCCAGCGTCCATCTCGCCGATCATGCACGACGTCATCCGCAACAACATGGGCTATGACGGCGTGCTCGTCTCCGACTGCATCTTCATGGAATCGCTGCGCGGCACACTGCCGGAGCGCGTCCGCCAGGTGCTCGATGCCGGCTCCGACATTGCGCTGCACAGCCACGGCACACTCGCGGAAAGCGAAGCGGCAGCCAAGGCAGCAAGGCCGCTGACGGAGGCCGCACTGAAACGCATCGCGGCAGGCAAGGCGCGCCTCGGCACGCTGAAGGTCGATGTGCGCGCAGCCCATGCCGAAGTCGAGGACATCTTCAACAGCGCCCTCGTTGCCTGA
- a CDS encoding ABC transporter permease: MAFLLRRLCFYLAAFVAAATINFFLPRLMPGDPVQIMFSSAGAELPPESLQALKLTFGFVDGPLWQQYLTYLGSIFSGDLGRSIKYFPLPVTTVLGNALVWTVGLMGTATVVSFALGTFLGILAAWRRGSLFDVIVSVGAIFATSVPAVVTSLIVVFTFGFTLGWFPTGYAADPALDPAFTFEYIGSILYHGILPMLTLCAVLTGGFAVTMRNNMINLLGEDYIVMARAKGLSDTRVMIWYAARNALLPTVSSLAIAIGTVLGGSLVTEVVFNYPGLGNILYQAILARDYPVIQGQLLIMTATMLIANFIVDVSYVLLDPRLKRA, encoded by the coding sequence ATGGCCTTTCTGCTTCGCCGCCTCTGCTTCTATCTGGCGGCCTTCGTCGCGGCGGCGACGATCAACTTCTTCCTGCCGCGGCTGATGCCCGGCGATCCGGTGCAGATCATGTTTTCGAGCGCCGGCGCCGAACTGCCGCCCGAAAGCCTGCAGGCCCTGAAACTCACCTTCGGCTTCGTCGACGGCCCGCTTTGGCAGCAGTACCTCACCTATCTCGGCAGCATCTTCAGCGGCGACCTCGGCCGTTCCATCAAGTATTTCCCGCTGCCGGTGACCACCGTGCTCGGCAACGCACTCGTCTGGACCGTCGGTCTGATGGGAACCGCCACCGTCGTCAGTTTCGCGCTCGGCACCTTCCTCGGCATTCTCGCGGCCTGGCGCCGTGGCAGCCTGTTCGACGTCATCGTTTCCGTCGGCGCGATCTTCGCGACCTCGGTTCCCGCCGTCGTCACCTCGCTGATCGTCGTCTTCACCTTCGGCTTCACGCTTGGCTGGTTCCCGACCGGCTATGCCGCCGACCCGGCGCTCGATCCCGCCTTCACGTTCGAATATATCGGCAGCATCCTCTACCACGGCATCCTGCCGATGCTGACGCTCTGCGCCGTTCTGACCGGCGGCTTCGCCGTGACCATGCGCAACAACATGATCAACCTGCTTGGCGAAGACTATATCGTCATGGCCCGCGCCAAGGGGCTCTCCGACACCCGCGTGATGATCTGGTATGCGGCGCGCAACGCACTGCTGCCGACCGTCTCGAGCCTTGCGATCGCCATCGGCACGGTGCTCGGCGGCTCGCTGGTCACCGAGGTGGTGTTCAACTACCCCGGCCTCGGCAACATCCTCTACCAGGCGATCCTCGCCCGCGATTACCCCGTCATCCAGGGACAGCTCTTGATCATGACCGCCACCATGCTCATTGCCAACTTCATCGTCGATGTCAGCTACGTGCTGCTCGACCCGCGACTGAAGAGGGCGTGA
- a CDS encoding LysR family transcriptional regulator, protein MSRIEDLEAFLAIVEQGSLTAAAKRLGRPLQTVSRSLAMLEADVGVELVHRTTRRSMPSEAGESFYLRIKPAVEQIHEAREEVAQRRSEPSGVLRLGAPSLFAPRFLMPVIAEYMARYPEVEVDLDLSDAFVDLAASGLDLVVRIGDLQDSGLTGKRLGALRRVVFGSTAYFARFGRPAHPQELSAHRCVTRTGDERPGFWMFTIDGRARAFKVSGAVRTNSMNAIYAAVEQGLGLGFSPLWQIKDLIDAGKVETVLEDFEPAPVPIHALWLEGRTPSAKIRRFLDLLGERLKLDRL, encoded by the coding sequence ATGAGCCGCATCGAAGACTTGGAAGCCTTTCTGGCCATTGTTGAGCAGGGGAGCCTGACGGCCGCGGCGAAACGCCTGGGGCGGCCTCTGCAGACGGTCAGCCGGTCGCTCGCGATGCTCGAAGCCGATGTCGGGGTCGAGCTGGTGCATCGAACGACCCGCCGCTCGATGCCGAGCGAGGCGGGTGAGAGCTTCTATCTGCGCATCAAGCCCGCAGTGGAGCAGATTCACGAGGCGCGGGAGGAGGTGGCACAGCGTCGCTCCGAGCCATCAGGCGTGCTGCGTCTTGGGGCGCCCAGTCTGTTTGCGCCGCGGTTCCTGATGCCTGTGATCGCCGAATACATGGCGAGATATCCTGAGGTCGAGGTCGATCTCGACCTCTCCGATGCCTTCGTCGACCTCGCCGCAAGCGGGCTCGATCTGGTGGTGCGGATCGGCGATCTCCAGGATTCCGGGCTGACCGGCAAGCGCCTGGGCGCGCTGCGCCGCGTCGTCTTCGGTTCGACCGCCTATTTTGCGCGCTTCGGCCGGCCGGCTCATCCGCAGGAACTCTCGGCCCATCGTTGCGTCACGCGCACGGGCGACGAGCGACCCGGCTTCTGGATGTTCACCATCGACGGGCGGGCTCGGGCGTTCAAGGTGAGCGGCGCGGTTCGCACCAACTCGATGAACGCGATCTATGCGGCGGTGGAACAGGGGCTCGGCCTCGGTTTTTCGCCGCTCTGGCAGATCAAGGACCTGATCGATGCGGGCAAGGTCGAAACAGTGCTGGAAGACTTTGAGCCTGCTCCGGTGCCGATCCATGCGCTCTGGCTGGAGGGGCGAACCCCATCTGCAAAGATCCGCCGCTTTCTCGATCTGCTCGGAGAGCGGTTGAAACTCGACCGCCTCTAG
- a CDS encoding ABC transporter ATP-binding protein: MTGLSAPILTLDKVSKTFGNGPGAVRAARAISFSLHAGRALAVVGESGSGKTTCARIAMREYAPSEGRLLYKGKPVDAAGAKEIADYRRSVQMIFQDPFASLNPAHTIAYHLKRPLMLHRPDIRGAAVEEEIKALLRQVKLDPEIVAPKYPHELSGGQRQRVNIARALAAKPEVIVADEPTSMLDVSVRLGVLNLLSEMKRDMNLGLLYITHDIATARYVAEDIAVMYAGQIVEWGNTGKVIDNPAHPYTKLLLSAVPDPDIRFDDPNAQVSSAEADETRRRSAADQATIREVEPDHFVRAA, encoded by the coding sequence ATGACCGGCCTATCCGCACCCATTCTGACTTTGGATAAAGTCAGCAAGACCTTTGGAAACGGCCCCGGCGCGGTGCGCGCCGCACGGGCCATCTCCTTCTCGCTGCATGCCGGACGAGCGCTCGCCGTCGTCGGCGAATCCGGCAGCGGCAAGACCACCTGCGCCCGCATCGCCATGCGCGAATATGCGCCGAGCGAAGGGCGGCTGCTCTATAAGGGCAAGCCCGTCGACGCGGCCGGAGCCAAGGAAATCGCCGACTATCGCCGCTCGGTGCAGATGATCTTCCAGGATCCTTTCGCCTCGCTCAATCCGGCCCACACGATCGCCTACCACCTGAAGCGGCCGCTGATGCTGCACCGTCCCGACATCCGGGGGGCTGCGGTCGAAGAGGAGATCAAGGCCCTGCTTCGCCAGGTGAAGCTCGATCCTGAGATCGTCGCGCCGAAGTACCCGCACGAACTTTCCGGCGGCCAGCGCCAGCGCGTCAACATCGCCCGGGCGCTCGCGGCCAAGCCCGAGGTCATCGTTGCCGACGAGCCGACCTCGATGCTCGACGTTTCCGTGCGGCTCGGCGTGCTCAATCTCTTGAGCGAGATGAAGCGCGACATGAACCTCGGCCTGCTCTACATCACCCACGACATCGCCACCGCCCGCTACGTCGCAGAGGATATCGCGGTGATGTATGCTGGCCAGATTGTCGAATGGGGCAATACCGGCAAGGTCATCGACAACCCGGCTCATCCCTACACGAAGCTGCTGCTGTCTGCAGTGCCGGATCCGGATATCCGCTTCGACGACCCGAACGCGCAGGTCAGTTCCGCTGAAGCAGACGAAACCCGCCGGCGCTCGGCGGCAGATCAGGCGACGATCCGCGAGGTCGAGCCCGATCATTTCGTGCGCGCGGCCTGA